ACCGTGGCCGTCCACGTCGGATAACGCGCCGAAGCGAGCGTTGGCTTCGATGTCCTCCCGAAGTCGTCTCTCAGAGACTGTCATGCTCTTCGCACCGAGTTCTGTGAGGGGTATGTTAAGTGTTTGCGTTCGTGCGGCCGTACGTGTCTGTGAGATGACGCGGCGCTTGGCCATCGTCACGCTGTCGATACGGTCGCTCGACGGTCATTGTCCGCGATGCCGAAGACGGGCCAGCCGTTATCGATATGCGAACGCCGGTTTTGGGACGATCGAGTAGTATTCGTGGCGAAAATTGTGGTCCAGCGATGGTGAGCAGCGAATCGCTGGCGTAATCGACGATGTGTTCGACCAGTTGAGAATGGGCTCGCCACCGTCCGTGTTTGTGATATGAGAACACCTATACACTCTCACGACGAGTCGTGGGCATGGACGAGTCCGAAACCCGGTCACCGCGAACGCTCGAAACGGTCGCTCGAGCGTGCGACGTGATCGACGCCCTCGAGGAGCTCGACGGGGCGGGTGTGACCGAACTCGCCGACTACCTTGGGACGTCGAAGAGTTCGATGTACACCTACCTTTCGACGCTTCGTGAGAAACAGCTCGTGGTGAAATCGGGCGACACGTACCGACTCAGTCTGCAGTTTCTGTACCTGGGAAAGTCCGTCCGCCACAACCATCCCCTGTACGAACACGGGAAGCAACAGGTCGACCGGCTCGCAGAAGAGAGCGGGGAGTACGCTCACCTGATGTGTGAACAACACGGACTGGAACGCAACATCTACAAAGCCGCCGGCGAGAACGCCGTCGGCGACGAGTACCACACACTGAAACAACAACGGGC
This portion of the Natronobeatus ordinarius genome encodes:
- a CDS encoding IclR family transcriptional regulator, producing the protein MDESETRSPRTLETVARACDVIDALEELDGAGVTELADYLGTSKSSMYTYLSTLREKQLVVKSGDTYRLSLQFLYLGKSVRHNHPLYEHGKQQVDRLAEESGEYAHLMCEQHGLERNIYKAAGENAVGDEYHTLKQQRADYLHFTATGKAVLAHLPERRVEAIVDRYGLGRNTERTITNSDALFAELEDIRERGYAINDEEEVKGIRAIGAPVRDEDGVVLGAISVSGPTGRIDGELFTDTLPDLVMRSANVIEANINMSSASRTL